In one Mycobacterium sp. NBC_00419 genomic region, the following are encoded:
- a CDS encoding LLM class F420-dependent oxidoreductase, translated as MRFGLFIPQGWRLDLVGIPTDKHWQVMSDLATHADNGPWDSLWVYDHFHTVPVPTDEATHEAWTLMAAYAATTSRIKLGQMCTAMSYRNPAYLAKVAATTDIISSGRVQMGIGGGWYEHEWRAYGYGFPSAGARLARLDEGVQIMRDAWRDGRVSFTGKHYQVDGAIVAPKPLQQDGIPLWIAGGGEKVTLKIAAKYAQYTNFTSDPDGFRHKSQVLAEHCGEVGTDFGAIVRSANVNAILGSSDADVAQRIQRVRERLAGVCGDDAADAMLSMFSAPGSAAGTPEQVVESLTTLRELGCEYVICYFPEAAYDRSGIELFEREVIPALA; from the coding sequence ATGCGCTTCGGACTCTTCATCCCACAGGGCTGGCGGCTGGACCTGGTCGGCATTCCCACCGACAAGCACTGGCAGGTCATGAGCGACCTGGCCACGCATGCGGACAACGGCCCATGGGACTCGTTGTGGGTCTACGACCACTTCCACACCGTGCCCGTCCCCACCGACGAGGCCACCCATGAGGCGTGGACGCTGATGGCCGCCTACGCCGCGACCACATCGCGGATCAAGCTCGGCCAGATGTGCACGGCGATGAGCTACCGCAACCCGGCGTACCTGGCCAAGGTCGCGGCCACCACCGACATCATCTCCAGCGGTCGCGTGCAGATGGGCATCGGTGGCGGCTGGTACGAGCACGAATGGCGTGCCTATGGATACGGATTCCCTTCGGCCGGTGCGCGACTGGCCCGCCTCGACGAAGGCGTGCAGATCATGCGCGACGCGTGGCGAGACGGGCGGGTGAGCTTCACCGGCAAGCACTATCAGGTCGACGGCGCGATCGTGGCCCCAAAGCCTTTGCAGCAGGACGGGATTCCATTGTGGATCGCCGGTGGCGGTGAGAAGGTGACGCTCAAGATCGCCGCCAAGTACGCGCAGTACACCAATTTCACCTCCGATCCCGACGGATTCCGGCACAAGTCGCAGGTGCTCGCCGAACACTGCGGCGAGGTCGGCACCGATTTCGGCGCGATCGTACGGTCGGCGAACGTCAACGCGATCCTGGGCAGCAGCGATGCCGACGTCGCGCAGCGGATCCAGCGGGTGCGTGAGCGGCTGGCCGGTGTCTGCGGGGACGATGCGGCCGATGCGATGCTGTCCATGTTCAGCGCGCCCGGCTCGGCGGCGGGCACCCCCGAGCAGGTGGTGGAGAGCCTGACGACGCTGCGGGAGCTGGGCTGCGAGTACGTCATCTGCTACTTCCCGGAGGCCGCTTACGACCGGTCCGGCATCGAGCTCTTCGAGCGCGAGGTCATCCCCGCGCTTGCGTGA
- a CDS encoding class I adenylate-forming enzyme family protein — protein sequence MSDGAGEFRSALAASLAGYRDAPCIEFEGRWWRGDEISAYIDSIGGALRDAGVADGATVAVVARNRPPHAAAVVGLLAAGRWVSMVYSYQTPHGIGRDIEQLRPAAIIADREDWTEPVVEAARRTGTAGIAVSLHPPAVDRVTGLERVSAELADAGRDGSAGLRVLTSGTTGPPKRHDIPASVLEHTVYSVAGPTASADDPPELMYWPLGGIGGVCQLITGAYIGKRIALLEKFSVTEWVRVVKAYGIRRSGLQPAAVRMLVEADLPREDLATLDYVVSASGPLDAETRDAFEQRYGVPVLLAYGATEFAGSVCTWTPELYREFGALKRASSGRVLPDTEVRIIDPQTAAAVPTGEQGVLEARIATISPDWIRTNDLASIDADGFITLHGRADGAINRGGFKVLPEIVRHVLVSHPGVRDAAVVGVPDGRLGEVPFAAVETLPGAAAPSPEELMALVREQLPKHCVPVGVAVVGELPRTQSLKVSLRDVAALYSH from the coding sequence GCCTGGCCGGATACCGTGACGCCCCCTGCATCGAGTTCGAGGGCCGCTGGTGGCGCGGTGACGAGATCAGCGCCTATATCGACAGCATCGGCGGGGCGCTGCGCGACGCGGGAGTCGCCGACGGTGCCACGGTCGCGGTGGTGGCGCGCAACCGGCCGCCGCACGCCGCGGCAGTGGTCGGCCTGCTCGCCGCCGGGCGCTGGGTGTCGATGGTCTACTCCTACCAAACTCCGCACGGCATCGGCCGAGACATCGAGCAGCTTCGTCCGGCCGCCATCATCGCCGACCGCGAGGACTGGACCGAACCGGTCGTCGAGGCCGCCCGGCGGACGGGAACCGCCGGTATCGCGGTGTCGCTGCACCCGCCCGCCGTCGACCGTGTGACCGGCCTCGAACGGGTCAGCGCTGAGCTGGCCGACGCCGGGCGCGACGGGTCGGCCGGGCTGCGGGTGCTCACCAGCGGCACCACCGGACCGCCCAAGCGACATGACATTCCGGCGTCGGTGCTGGAACACACGGTCTACAGCGTGGCAGGCCCGACCGCGTCCGCCGACGATCCGCCGGAGCTCATGTACTGGCCGCTGGGCGGCATCGGTGGAGTCTGCCAACTGATCACCGGGGCCTACATCGGTAAGCGCATCGCCCTGCTGGAGAAGTTCTCGGTGACCGAATGGGTCAGGGTGGTCAAGGCGTACGGCATCCGGCGCAGCGGGCTGCAACCGGCAGCGGTGCGGATGCTGGTGGAGGCCGACCTGCCGCGCGAGGACCTCGCCACGCTCGACTACGTGGTGAGTGCGTCGGGGCCGCTGGACGCCGAGACCCGGGACGCCTTCGAACAGCGGTACGGCGTTCCGGTTCTACTAGCTTATGGCGCAACGGAATTCGCGGGTTCCGTGTGCACGTGGACGCCTGAGCTGTATCGCGAGTTCGGTGCGCTCAAGCGGGCCAGCTCGGGGCGGGTGCTGCCCGACACCGAGGTGCGCATCATCGACCCGCAGACGGCGGCCGCGGTGCCGACCGGCGAACAGGGTGTGTTGGAAGCGCGGATCGCGACCATCAGCCCCGACTGGATCCGGACCAACGACCTCGCCTCGATCGACGCCGACGGCTTCATCACCCTGCACGGCCGCGCCGACGGCGCCATCAACCGGGGCGGCTTCAAAGTTCTGCCGGAAATCGTTCGGCACGTGCTGGTTTCGCACCCCGGCGTGCGCGATGCCGCGGTGGTCGGCGTGCCCGATGGCCGGCTGGGTGAGGTGCCCTTCGCCGCGGTGGAGACCCTGCCGGGTGCCGCGGCACCGTCACCGGAGGAGCTGATGGCGCTGGTGCGCGAGCAGTTGCCCAAACACTGCGTGCCGGTCGGCGTCGCCGTCGTCGGAGAACTGCCCCGCACTCAGTCGCTCAAAGTGAGCCTTCGCGACGTGGCGGCGCTGTACTCACACTGA
- a CDS encoding thiolase family protein has translation MTNDVAIIGVGLHPFGRFDKTAMQMGAEAIQAALTDAGVQWKDIQFGFGGSYEVSNPDAVTRLVGLTGITFTNVFNACATAASAIQQTADTIRLGKYDIGIAIGLDKHPRGAFTDDPAKLALPQWYAENGQFVTTKFFGIKANRYLHDHNISEETLARVANKNFRNGVLNPNAFRRKEISVEEIMASPVLNYPLRQYMFCAPDEGAAAVIMCRADIAHRYTDKPVYVRASEIRTRTYGAYEVHGTSAPLDEDVSPTVYAAKAAYEAAGIGPEDVDIAQLQDTDAGAEVIHMAETGLCADGEQEKLLADGATEIHGSLPINTDGGLIANGEPIGASGLRQMHELVRQLRGEAGDRQVPGSPRVGLAQVYGAPGTASATILSL, from the coding sequence ATGACCAACGACGTCGCCATCATCGGCGTGGGCCTGCACCCGTTCGGCCGGTTCGACAAGACCGCCATGCAGATGGGCGCCGAGGCCATCCAGGCCGCCCTCACCGACGCCGGTGTGCAGTGGAAGGACATCCAGTTCGGCTTCGGCGGTAGCTACGAGGTGTCCAATCCGGATGCGGTCACCCGCCTGGTGGGCCTGACCGGAATCACGTTCACCAACGTCTTCAACGCGTGCGCCACCGCGGCCAGCGCCATCCAGCAGACCGCCGACACGATTCGGCTCGGTAAGTACGACATCGGTATCGCCATCGGGCTCGACAAGCATCCGCGCGGCGCGTTCACCGACGATCCGGCCAAACTTGCACTGCCGCAGTGGTATGCCGAGAACGGTCAGTTCGTCACCACGAAGTTCTTCGGCATCAAGGCCAACCGCTACCTCCACGACCACAACATCTCCGAGGAGACGCTGGCGCGGGTGGCCAACAAGAACTTCCGCAACGGTGTGCTGAACCCCAATGCGTTTCGCCGCAAGGAGATCTCGGTCGAGGAGATCATGGCCTCACCGGTGCTGAACTATCCGCTGCGCCAGTACATGTTCTGTGCTCCCGACGAAGGCGCGGCCGCAGTCATCATGTGCCGGGCCGATATCGCCCACCGCTACACCGACAAGCCGGTTTATGTGCGGGCCAGTGAGATTCGTACCCGCACCTATGGCGCCTACGAGGTGCACGGCACCTCGGCCCCGCTCGACGAGGACGTCTCGCCGACCGTCTACGCCGCGAAGGCGGCCTACGAGGCGGCCGGCATCGGGCCCGAGGACGTCGACATCGCCCAGTTGCAGGACACCGACGCCGGTGCCGAAGTCATCCACATGGCCGAGACGGGTCTGTGTGCCGACGGCGAGCAGGAGAAGCTGCTGGCCGACGGCGCAACCGAGATCCACGGCTCGTTGCCGATCAACACCGACGGCGGTCTGATCGCCAACGGCGAGCCGATCGGGGCCTCTGGCCTGCGCCAGATGCACGAGTTGGTGCGCCAGCTGCGCGGTGAGGCCGGTGATCGTCAGGTGCCGGGCAGCCCGCGCGTCGGGCTGGCCCAGGTGTACGGCGCACCCGGAACTGCTTCGGCCACAATACTTTCGCTGTAG
- a CDS encoding Zn-ribbon domain-containing OB-fold protein, whose translation MQKALAPEISTWPQENPQLIGSKCGSCAAVVFPRQERCPQCSAGDMAEVMLPRQGTLVAWTTQGFAPGAPYIGPTGKDFVPFGVGLVQLGLGEEAVVRVEGRLTENDPAKLQWGMDVELTMIPFATDADGNEIVTFAFQPV comes from the coding sequence ATGCAGAAGGCCCTGGCCCCCGAAATCTCCACATGGCCACAGGAGAACCCGCAGCTCATCGGCAGTAAATGCGGGAGTTGCGCCGCGGTGGTCTTCCCCCGCCAGGAGCGCTGCCCGCAGTGCAGTGCCGGCGACATGGCCGAGGTCATGCTGCCGCGGCAGGGGACTCTGGTGGCCTGGACCACGCAGGGCTTCGCCCCCGGTGCGCCCTACATCGGCCCCACCGGTAAGGACTTCGTCCCGTTCGGGGTCGGCCTGGTCCAACTCGGCCTTGGGGAAGAAGCCGTGGTGCGTGTCGAGGGCCGGCTGACCGAGAACGACCCCGCCAAGCTCCAGTGGGGGATGGACGTCGAGTTGACCATGATCCCGTTCGCCACCGACGCCGACGGCAACGAGATCGTCACCTTCGCCTTCCAGCCGGTCTGA